ATTTTGTAATAAGAGACTATTTCCCGATAGAAAACGGCCTTTTCGTATTGCTTGTAACCAGTGTGCCTATAATATTTCGATTCTGTAGAAAGAGGGGCGCATTGCCGCAAATAAAAGACCCAAcaacagtttttcttttccatcttttATAACATTCATAACGTAAAACTTTGAACCATGCTAAACGGCATCATCATCCTCTAATTATACATCTTGACCTCAGCACACACGTTCCACCGGGGACATTTCGTACATAACCCGGCCTACAAACGCAACCTTCTGTGCAGGCAACTAAACAATTCACATTTTCTTTTAGGGTTCTGCAGCTCTTCTGTACGCAAGGACCACAACAGGAATAAACTTCATTCCGGCCGCAGCGAGGTGCTCTACGATCAACGCCTGGCAATCAAATCGTAGCGTtagtttaaataataaaataattacatgTATTAACAACTGATCTCACTTTTCATTGTATCCACCGGGACGCACCATGGGGAAGGTCGAACCGAAGGAATATCTGGTATCACGCTTAAACCTAAAACAGCACCAAACATTAAACTGcaagcaaaaattattttccaacctgTCACCATCTTGCCGGACGGAGATACACTTCGAAATGAAACTGTTGCATATTCGTAGCGATAGCAATCGATAATTTAtggagtttgtgtttttgggaTGGTGCATGAAAAAAGGCTTCAATTTGCACAAGTGCTGTCACGGCATGAGAGTAGGAAGCAGCTTAGCTATCTGTACGTGCTATGCTTTTACGGATCAGAtggtattttatttgctcGGTGTGGATCTGGGAGCTTAAAAAAATTGTCTCTTGTTGTCCATATCTAACAAAATACGCTCTGCTCAGCTTAAAATATTgtgttttgaataaattaaatcaaacctCTATGGATTCTTCCCGATGAAGCCTCCATTTGCCACAAATCAGAAACAGCACTTACAATTATACAATGTTTGCAGAACATGTGCAAATTCTTCCAAATAAGCCACATTTCTGCTTGCAATAAATCGACTTGTTTGAAGTACATGTTAATCTATTTTCGTATAAAGCAAATTGCGATTGCTGGAACATTGGTTCCAGCAATGTTTGTGCAGATGGGAGATTCAAAGACTTGCGTTGATTTATATAAAGCATGTGAAGGAGTTTTACTCCAGTAGGTGGATTTGGTGTATCAGTCAACTAATTTCAGTACTTCACCATGAAGATTCATGTCGCATTCTTTCTGCTAGTCGTAGCTGTTGTGCTAAACGAAGTTCAAGGACAAAAGGAAATTTTACCGATAGAGCCTTGTTTGGCCTGGATGAAACCTCGTAAGTACTGGAGTTAGAATTGGTGTGGGAGAACTTAGGTAATTTtggtctttttttaatttttttagagcCCATATGTCCGGCCAACGAACGCTACACATGCTGTAAAACATGCTTTGAGCCAACGtgcaaaacaagaaacattGCTGTGAAATGTGCTTTGCCATGCAGGGGTGGATGTATTTGCAAAACTGGATACATTCGTGTAATTACCAATGGAAAGTGTGTCCCAATCTATACTTGTGGTAGACTTGAAATCATTTTCCCACCGCCTCTAGCTACTGAATGATTTCTCTGAAAAATTATGCGATTCCTAAGGCAGATTCAATAAACAAATTCAGTTAACGAAGCGCATCTCTTAATTAACAAACGCTAGAAGACAACCTGTTGGAAAGCTTGCTGAATTATTGTTTTGACAAATTCATAGAAACGATAGTTTATGCGGCTTAATCTCCAAACTTCATAAACTCCGTAATATCTACATGTAATGTAATTGTTAAGGTACAAAATTATATCTGAATTGATGCCTAGCAACATTGTAAATCAGATACAGCTTTTACTATTCGTTGCAGTTCCTCGTAACAGACCACACATGGTGGCGTTATTTTGCTTGAGGAATTTGAAAAACATGTACAGTACATTCCATGTAAAATGGGACTCTTAAAACTTTGATCAATACTTGGAGGATTTCAAAGTTGACGACTGAAGTATCCAAGAACTATTAAGCTATTTAATGATTGGAACTATATAGCTGTCATTGTGTATCAGTTATCagtaaaaaatcatttgagtaaaaatttgttaaatgTACACACGTTGAGTAACTCCGATATAGATATATATAGATTGTCAACTAGCTGTACTCTTAGGATCTCCAAATCTGCATCTTGGACTTCTCGTCGTTTGAGAGAAGTCGAGCTCTGCTCAACTCAGTTGATGGCAGGAACTAACTCTTCGATCGGATGAACCTTACTCTAGAGGCATATAGTTCCGGATGTAAAGGACTTAGAGAGCATGTTCGAGTACACTCGATTCTACGCTGCCAAAGGTCGCGTGAGTATCCAGGTTAAAGAAGAGGTATTCTTTACGAACATCACATTCCCCCCTATAGCATGAGCTCCAGTCGAAACAGCTGGCCTGACTGGGAAACTATGCCATTGATGAAGTTCCTGGCTTTATTCTTTATACGGTTGTTAAGACCTTCGTTAAAGATCATAGGCAAGCAGGTCGCCGTCGAAAGGTGGAAGATTCTCATTGGTACTTCAGTGACCAACGGTGAATACCTGTTACCAAGTTGTTACAGCTCAATGTCACTGATTTTCGATATCATACCCTAGTGAGTCCTATGGAAATTATTGGGGAAAGGAGGTTTCATGGGTGTCGATAAAGATCTCTTCCTTGGATAACAACAAAGGATCTCAAAATTGTACTCTTGCTGGtgttaaaaattattgtaCCTTACACAGCGACTCTACTCTAAGATGTCACATTTAAGTTGAGAGTCGCTGTGCTTGTATCCACATGTTACGAACGTCTGTACTTTCAActtccgttttatttttttcctatcttGTCTTGTACAAGACTTTGTCTGTAAATGAATATCAACAAGTGCTCAGATTGTTTGTacaaatggaatggaatggtgCGAGTCGTTTCATATAAAGTTGATCACTGTCGCTTCAGTAAAAGCATTTATTACTACCA
This genomic window from Anopheles maculipalpis chromosome 2RL, idAnoMacuDA_375_x, whole genome shotgun sequence contains:
- the LOC126567170 gene encoding LOW QUALITY PROTEIN: uncharacterized protein LOC126567170 (The sequence of the model RefSeq protein was modified relative to this genomic sequence to represent the inferred CDS: substituted 1 base at 1 genomic stop codon) → MTRYXTICMRLMLASNLFVYLFFKCDGTSPYCIYFTMKIHVAFFLLVVAVVLNEVQGQKEILPIEPCLAWMKPQPICPANERYTCCKTCFEPTCKTRNIAVKCALPCRGGCICKTGYIRVITNGKCVPIYTCGRLEIIFPPPLATE